One genomic segment of Catenulispora sp. MAP5-51 includes these proteins:
- a CDS encoding DUF6228 family protein: MNALHFDSDAMTLVIRCPDTETVVRLCDRWQFDADSVHYAVEASTLGMTARVDEAIAAIWEPHPNLPAFLDELAGDFHGWPGERSWRSLENDLGVSAVFRSGGDVGLTWTLRPWPARHGGWSASVTTWLEAGEQMTALAADVRAFLRLEPDVNV; the protein is encoded by the coding sequence GTGAACGCTCTGCACTTCGACTCCGATGCGATGACCCTGGTCATCCGCTGTCCGGACACCGAGACGGTTGTGCGTCTGTGCGACCGCTGGCAGTTCGACGCGGACAGCGTCCACTACGCCGTTGAGGCGTCCACTCTGGGAATGACCGCCCGAGTGGACGAGGCTATCGCGGCGATCTGGGAGCCGCACCCGAACCTTCCGGCCTTCCTGGACGAACTCGCTGGGGACTTCCACGGCTGGCCTGGCGAACGCAGCTGGCGGTCGCTCGAAAACGACCTCGGCGTCAGCGCGGTGTTCCGCTCCGGCGGCGACGTCGGGCTGACCTGGACGCTGCGCCCGTGGCCTGCACGACACGGAGGCTGGAGCGCGTCGGTGACGACCTGGTTGGAGGCCGGCGAGCAGATGACGGCCTTGGCCGCCGACGTCCGAGCGTTCCTGCGCCTGGAGCCGGACGTCAATGTCTGA
- a CDS encoding sensor histidine kinase — MEELLQRPTTSERMTWLRSQAVVFGCFCALGLWLTMPIPEAGHFDGMFRFAGLGPFLTTGLYVVLALPLLLVRRLPAAAFAAILGESVLGGLLGMRPLILFLLLVALGGHLAARQPKAAAVGSVAAVAAVFVNSTHVNPEGSIRDAAGWAAQYAAWSAVAWAFGAVYLKRREYLEALREQIAARVVMAERLRIARELHDSVAHSIGIITVLSGAAARVVDAKPEQARQALAGIETTSRETLLELQRMLGALRRAEPDDAMPQAAPLAPASSLADVPQLAERTAGAGVRVQVTWQGERRPLPPEIELSAFRIIQESLTNVVRHSGARTCRVAVGYEPKAVTIEVVDDGDDGLGGRGRPRPPTTAGGSGFGLLGMRERVTLLSGQFSAGRRPEGGFRVTARLPA, encoded by the coding sequence ATGGAAGAGCTTCTCCAGCGTCCCACGACATCGGAGCGCATGACCTGGCTGAGGTCGCAGGCCGTGGTGTTCGGCTGCTTCTGCGCGCTGGGACTCTGGTTGACGATGCCGATCCCCGAGGCTGGGCACTTCGACGGCATGTTCCGGTTCGCAGGCCTCGGGCCCTTCCTGACGACGGGTCTCTACGTCGTGCTCGCCCTTCCGCTTCTGCTGGTGCGCCGTCTGCCGGCGGCGGCCTTCGCGGCGATCCTGGGCGAATCGGTCCTCGGCGGCCTTCTCGGCATGCGGCCTTTGATCTTGTTTCTCCTGCTCGTCGCCTTGGGCGGGCACCTCGCCGCCCGGCAGCCGAAGGCCGCCGCCGTCGGCTCCGTCGCCGCCGTCGCGGCCGTGTTCGTCAACTCCACCCACGTCAACCCCGAAGGCTCCATCCGCGACGCGGCCGGGTGGGCCGCGCAGTACGCGGCGTGGTCCGCGGTCGCGTGGGCCTTCGGGGCGGTGTATCTCAAACGACGTGAATACCTCGAAGCCCTCCGCGAGCAGATCGCGGCGCGCGTTGTCATGGCCGAGCGGCTGCGGATCGCCCGCGAACTGCACGACAGCGTCGCGCACAGCATCGGGATCATCACGGTGCTGTCGGGAGCGGCGGCGCGGGTCGTGGACGCCAAGCCCGAGCAGGCGCGGCAGGCGCTGGCCGGCATCGAGACCACGAGCCGGGAGACGCTGCTCGAGCTGCAGCGCATGCTCGGGGCGCTCCGCCGCGCCGAGCCGGACGACGCCATGCCGCAGGCCGCTCCGCTGGCGCCGGCCAGCAGCCTGGCCGACGTCCCGCAGCTCGCCGAGCGCACGGCCGGCGCCGGGGTGCGGGTCCAGGTGACCTGGCAGGGCGAGCGGCGGCCGCTGCCGCCGGAGATCGAACTGTCGGCGTTCCGGATCATTCAGGAGTCGCTGACGAACGTGGTACGCCACTCCGGGGCGCGGACGTGCCGAGTCGCGGTCGGCTACGAGCCGAAGGCAGTGACGATCGAGGTGGTGGACGACGGGGACGACGGCCTCGGCGGCCGGGGCCGCCCGAGACCCCCGACGACGGCCGGCGGGAGCGGCTTCGGCCTGCTCGGCATGCGCGAGCGGGTGACACTGCTGTCCGGCCAGTTCAGCGCCGGCCGCCGTCCGGAGGGCGGCTTCCGGGTGACGGCCAGGCTCCCGGCATGA
- a CDS encoding response regulator: MSVRVLLADDQPLMLVGLGILIGDTDDLEVVGQAGDGREAVRLVRELRPDVVVMDVRMPGVDGIEATRQATAEPDPPKVLVLTTFDDDEYVYGALRAGASGFLLKSMALDAILDAIRVVAAGDALIAPSVTRRLIADFAGTPGPAAPGPEAEPAADPSPLAGITDREREVLALVGQGLSNGEIAERLVISAATAKTHVGRLFTKLEARDRVHLAIIAFETGLVPRRR, translated from the coding sequence ATGAGCGTGCGGGTGCTGCTGGCCGACGACCAGCCCCTGATGCTGGTCGGCCTCGGGATCCTGATCGGCGACACCGACGACCTGGAGGTGGTCGGCCAGGCCGGCGACGGCCGCGAGGCCGTGCGCCTGGTGCGCGAGCTGCGGCCGGACGTCGTGGTGATGGACGTCCGCATGCCCGGCGTGGACGGGATCGAGGCGACCCGGCAGGCCACCGCCGAGCCGGACCCACCCAAGGTGCTGGTGCTGACAACCTTCGACGACGACGAGTACGTCTACGGCGCACTGCGCGCCGGGGCCAGCGGATTCCTGCTCAAGAGCATGGCCCTCGACGCGATCCTGGACGCGATCCGCGTGGTGGCCGCCGGCGACGCGCTCATCGCACCGAGCGTCACCCGGCGGCTGATCGCGGACTTCGCCGGGACGCCTGGCCCCGCCGCCCCCGGACCGGAGGCCGAGCCCGCGGCGGACCCGAGTCCCCTCGCGGGGATCACCGACCGGGAGCGCGAAGTGCTGGCCCTGGTCGGACAGGGACTGTCGAACGGTGAGATCGCCGAGCGGCTGGTGATCAGCGCGGCGACGGCGAAGACCCATGTCGGGCGGCTGTTCACCAAGCTCGAGGCCCGGGACCGGGTCCACCTGGCGATCATCGCCTTCGAGACCGGACTCGTGCCCCGGAGACGGTAG
- a CDS encoding AAA family ATPase gives MGWSAKGENSGGQGVTPSRGFAMVGREDELVLVCGALASPPAVVLVDGEAGVGKSRLVFEAGRQLSHSGLRVLTGLCHRLREPLPFGPVLDALRLVGPWLPEPKQLASQAGALGVLLPDLAGRLPDAPAVPEDPRAARFQLVGAVRAILDALGPVVLVVEDVHWADEATRDLLLFLARDLPRRAGLLLTYRREDLPDRDAVLGSAYRRPVGTGGAEVHLGPLTRAEVDELAGKVLGSRGNPTLGRALFERSGGLPLVVEEDLITLTEPAHRARLLTTDGSTLASTGGEAAMLARAGVPRGLHEAVTARMHGLGPQATAIVQAAAVLAVPAARALLGAVASLGPVQTDEALIEVLDAMVLSEPAAARYGFRHALAQQAVYRAIPGPRREDLHQHAVKVLSAQSPPPLVQIAYHTRALGDTEVWLERAEQAADQAIALGDQGTAAVLLREILDQPNLQVELRTRAALALARFAVFSTESSASIATLRRILSDPHLPTKVRGEVRLTLGLLMTNNALDARGGYRAVERSVRELEGARPELLLRAMVALATGSETYAEGQQWMRRAEAAANDSPDQVARAAVRASSLTLMALHGDPAVWESVRDLPRSSKDPAVLRQVARALYNVGSSAFELGCDARVPDLLEEAMELSRQAGYLGLVAMGGDCMLALDLRAGRWSRLDERASALAAEFPEMATVVRGAEQLHGSLAAARGQWTRALEHLGRAADMVKNSDGTGLNDVLRIAADTARIYLSLDKPQAAYTAIAPPVERLRRTGRWARVDDVLAVAVQAALATGHEADARQLLSEAEHGLNGLDAPGATADLHLARGILQLHEGDSKSAADDFDRARIMYNAIGRPHQTARAIEHTAAAHQTQQPLLAADELTQAAEIYTRLGAPADAARCQRAQRQLGLTRPQPRGRRGYGTELSPRETEVARQLADGATNQDIAHALSLSPRTVEHHVTNVLKKLHTTRTQLQKSGFHVP, from the coding sequence ATGGGATGGTCGGCCAAGGGTGAGAACTCGGGTGGCCAAGGCGTGACGCCAAGCCGCGGCTTCGCAATGGTGGGGCGCGAGGATGAGTTGGTTCTCGTGTGTGGGGCTTTGGCCAGCCCGCCAGCTGTGGTGCTGGTGGATGGTGAGGCGGGTGTGGGTAAGTCCCGGCTGGTGTTTGAGGCCGGTCGGCAGTTGTCGCACAGTGGGTTGCGGGTGCTGACCGGGTTGTGCCACCGGTTGCGTGAGCCTCTGCCGTTCGGCCCGGTGCTGGATGCATTGCGCCTGGTAGGGCCGTGGCTGCCCGAACCGAAACAGCTTGCCTCGCAGGCCGGTGCGCTCGGGGTGCTGCTGCCGGATCTGGCCGGTCGTCTCCCCGATGCGCCTGCGGTTCCGGAGGATCCGCGGGCGGCGCGGTTTCAGTTGGTGGGGGCGGTGCGCGCGATCCTGGATGCGCTTGGCCCGGTGGTGCTGGTGGTGGAGGATGTGCACTGGGCGGATGAGGCCACCCGGGATTTGCTTCTGTTCTTGGCTCGGGACCTGCCCCGTCGAGCCGGGCTTTTGCTGACCTACCGGCGCGAGGACCTGCCGGATCGCGATGCGGTGCTCGGCTCGGCCTACCGTCGGCCGGTCGGCACCGGTGGCGCGGAGGTGCACCTCGGGCCTCTCACGCGTGCCGAGGTCGACGAACTGGCCGGTAAGGTGCTCGGATCTCGCGGGAACCCCACGCTGGGGAGGGCGCTGTTCGAGCGTAGCGGCGGACTGCCGCTGGTGGTGGAAGAGGACCTGATCACGCTGACCGAACCGGCTCATCGCGCCCGCCTGCTCACTACCGACGGTTCAACCCTCGCCTCGACAGGGGGCGAGGCTGCGATGTTGGCTCGGGCGGGGGTGCCACGCGGACTGCACGAGGCGGTCACCGCCCGTATGCACGGGCTCGGCCCCCAGGCCACGGCAATCGTGCAGGCCGCGGCGGTGCTCGCGGTCCCGGCCGCACGGGCGCTACTTGGTGCGGTCGCCAGTCTCGGCCCTGTGCAGACTGATGAGGCGTTGATCGAGGTTCTGGACGCGATGGTGCTGAGCGAGCCGGCGGCGGCGCGGTACGGTTTCCGCCACGCACTAGCTCAACAGGCGGTCTACCGGGCGATACCCGGACCGCGCCGCGAGGACCTGCATCAACATGCGGTTAAGGTACTTTCGGCCCAGTCGCCGCCCCCGCTGGTGCAGATCGCTTACCACACTCGCGCCCTCGGCGATACCGAAGTGTGGCTGGAGCGGGCTGAGCAGGCCGCCGACCAGGCCATCGCACTCGGTGACCAGGGCACTGCCGCGGTGCTGTTACGCGAAATCCTAGATCAACCCAACCTGCAGGTGGAGCTCCGCACCCGAGCCGCCCTGGCCCTAGCACGTTTCGCCGTCTTCAGCACCGAATCCTCGGCCAGCATAGCCACCCTGCGTCGGATCCTGTCCGACCCGCACCTGCCTACCAAGGTACGCGGTGAGGTCCGCCTCACCCTCGGCCTGCTCATGACGAACAATGCGCTCGATGCCAGAGGAGGATATCGCGCGGTCGAGCGCAGCGTGCGGGAACTTGAGGGTGCTCGCCCCGAACTATTGTTGCGCGCGATGGTTGCGCTGGCGACGGGCAGCGAAACATACGCGGAGGGGCAACAATGGATGCGCCGCGCCGAAGCCGCCGCGAACGACAGTCCCGACCAAGTGGCCCGCGCCGCAGTGCGGGCGAGCAGCCTGACTCTCATGGCTCTTCATGGCGATCCCGCCGTATGGGAGTCGGTGCGCGACCTGCCAAGAAGCTCGAAGGACCCGGCCGTCCTGCGGCAAGTCGCCCGCGCTCTTTACAACGTTGGCTCGTCCGCCTTCGAGCTCGGGTGCGACGCGCGCGTCCCCGATTTACTTGAGGAGGCCATGGAACTCTCGCGGCAGGCCGGCTATCTCGGTCTGGTGGCCATGGGGGGTGACTGCATGCTGGCGTTGGACTTGCGCGCCGGCCGCTGGTCCCGGCTGGACGAACGTGCCTCAGCGCTCGCAGCCGAGTTCCCCGAAATGGCCACGGTAGTACGTGGCGCCGAGCAACTCCATGGAAGCCTCGCAGCTGCCCGAGGGCAGTGGACGCGAGCGCTCGAGCACCTGGGGCGGGCTGCCGACATGGTCAAGAACTCAGATGGCACCGGGCTCAATGACGTGCTTCGCATAGCTGCCGACACCGCCCGCATCTACCTGAGTCTCGACAAGCCTCAGGCCGCCTACACCGCCATCGCGCCGCCCGTAGAACGCCTGCGCCGCACCGGTCGCTGGGCGCGCGTGGATGACGTACTAGCGGTCGCCGTCCAAGCCGCGCTGGCCACCGGACACGAAGCTGACGCCCGGCAACTTCTGAGTGAAGCCGAGCACGGCCTGAACGGCCTCGATGCCCCAGGCGCCACCGCCGACCTGCACCTGGCACGCGGCATCCTGCAACTACACGAAGGTGATTCCAAAAGCGCCGCCGACGACTTCGACCGCGCACGCATCATGTACAACGCCATTGGCCGCCCCCACCAAACCGCCCGCGCCATCGAACACACCGCTGCCGCCCACCAAACCCAACAACCCCTGCTCGCCGCCGACGAACTCACCCAGGCCGCCGAGATCTACACCCGCCTCGGTGCCCCCGCCGATGCGGCCCGCTGCCAACGCGCCCAACGACAGCTCGGCCTGACTCGACCCCAGCCCCGCGGACGACGCGGCTACGGCACCGAACTGTCCCCCCGCGAAACCGAGGTCGCCCGCCAACTCGCGGACGGCGCCACCAATCAGGACATCGCCCACGCCCTCTCCCTCTCCCCCCGCACCGTCGAACACCACGTCACCAACGTCCTCAAAAAACTCCACACCACCCGCACACAACTCCAGAAGTCGGGCTTCCATGTACCCTGA